Below is a window of Tsuneonella deserti DNA.
TGAGGATCTTGAACAGCGTGGACTTGCCCGCGCCGTTGGGCCCGATCACGCCGACGATGCCGCCGGGGGGCAGGGTGAACGACAGGTCCTCGAACAGCAGCTTGTCACCGAACGCCTTCGAGATGTGCTTCACCTCGATCACCTTGCCGCCCAGGCGCTCGGGCACCTGGATGACGATCTGCGCCTTGCCCGGCTTGCGGTTGTTCTGCGCTTCCTGGAGCTGTTCGAACTTGCGGATGCGCGCCTTGGACTTGGTCTGGCGAGCGGCGGGCGTCTGCCGGATCCACTCGAGTTCTTCCTTGAGCGCCTTGGATCGGCCCGATTCCTCGCGGCTTTCCTGCTCGAGCCGCTTGGCCTTCTTTTCGAGGTAGGTCGAATAGTTGCCTTCGTACGGGTAGTACGAGCCGCGATCGAGCTCGAGTATCCATCCGACCACGTTGTCCAGGAAGTAGCGGTCGTGGGTGATCATCAGCACCGCGCCGGCATATTCCTTCAGGTGGTTTTCAAGCCACTGGACGCTTTCGGCATCGAGGTGGTTGGTCGGTTCGTCGAGCAGCAGGATGCTGGGCTTCTGGATAAGCAGCCGGGTCAGCGCGACGCGGCGCTTCTCGCCGCCCGAGAGGCTTTCCACGCCCATGTCGCCGGGCGGACAACGGAGCGCTTCCATCGCGATCTCGAGCTGGTTGTCGAGCGTCCAGCCGTCGACGGCGTCGATCTTGCTCTGCAACTCGGACATTTCTTCGCCGAGCTTGTCGAAATCGGCATCGGGCTCGCCCATCGCGGCGGAGACGGCGTTGAACCGCTCGACGAGGTCAGCGGTTTCGCGCGCGCCGTCCTTGACGTTCTCGAGCACTGTCTTGGTCGGATCGAGCTCCGGCTCCTGCTCCAGATAGCCGACGGTGATGTTCTCGCCCGGCCAGGCTTCGCCCGTGAAGTCCTTGTCGATGCCGGCCATGATCTTGATCAGAGTCGACTTGCCCGCCCCGTTGGGGCCGACGATGCCGATCTTGGCGCCCTGGTAGAACTGCAGGTTGATGTCCTTCAGCACGGGTTTCGGGGCACCGGGGAAGGTCTTCGTCATGTTCTTCATGACGTATGCGTACTGGGCGGCCATCGTCGTCCTTCGGGAATCTGGCGGGTGTATGGAGTTGCGGCGCAGATAGGGATTGGCGCGGTTTCGGGCAAGCAGCTTGGCAGGCGCGCATTGAGCGGTTAGCAAGCGCGCCCATGAGGTCGCTTCCCTTCGCGCTTGCCGCGCTTCCGCTTGTCCTTTCCGCCCCCGTCCAGGCCACTCCGCAGGAGGGGTCCGGCGTCGCGTGGGAGATAACAGAGGGGCTGACCACCGAAGTGGGCCCTCGGATGGCAGGAACCGATCGCGAAGCTGCCGCGCGCGACTGGGCGAAGGAGCGCCTGACCCGGCTCGGCTTCACCAACGTGAAGGTTGAGCCTTTTCCCATCAGGGGCTTCGTGCGGGGCGACGATCATGCCCGTCTTACCGCGCCCGTGCCGCAGCCGCTTGCGATAACCGCACTGGGTTACAGCGCGGCGACTCCGGCCAAGGGGATCGAGGCGGAGCTGGTGTATTTCCCCACGCTCGACGCGCTCAAGGCGGCGCCACAAGGCTCGCTCAAGGGCAAGATCGCCTTCGTGGACCACGCGATGCGGGCGAACCAGGACGGTTCCGGCTATGGCCCCTACGGCAACGTGCGGCGCCAGGCTCCGGCTATCGCCTCTGCCAAGGGCGCGGCAGGTGTGGTCATCCGCTCGATCGGGACCGACAGCCACCGCAACCCGCACACCGGCGGGACCAATTTCGGCAAGGCATCGCCCATTCCGGCCGGGGCCGTGTCGAACCCCGATGCCGACCTGATCGCCCGCTTGGCCGGCCGGGGCCAACCGCTGCGCATCGCAATGACGCTGACCAGCCACCCGCAAGACAACATGCCTTCGGGGAACGTGATCGCCGATCTTCCGGGTAGCGATCCCTCGCTGCCGATGATCCTGCTGGCCTGCCATCTCGATAGCTGGGACCTCGGCACCGGGGCGATCGACGACGCTTCAGGCTGCGGGATCATCACCGAAGCCGCGCTCGCCGCGCACAAGGCTGGCAACCTCCGCACGATCCGGGTCCTGTGGGCGGGCAGCGAGGAACTCGGCGGCTATGGCGGCGGCGCATATGCCAAGGCTCATGCCGATGAGGCACACGCGGTCGCGATGGAAAGCGATTTCGGCGCCGACCGTGTCTGGGCGGTGCGCACCAATTTCGCCGGCACCCCGCTGGCGGCCCGCATCAATGCGGCGCTGAATCCGCTGGGAATCGTGCCGCAGGAGGGTGAGACCGAGGGCGGCACCGACGTTGGCGCGATCATCGCGGCGCAGAAGCTGGCGGTGGTCGATCTCGCGCAGGATGGCACCCGCTATTTCGACCTGCATCACACGCCCGACGACACCCTCGACAAGGTCGATCCGGCGCAGCTTGCGCAGAACGTCGCTGCGTGGACCGCTGTCCTGGGCATACTCGCGAACGAGGCCGGGCCGATCACGCGGGCGCAATAAGGCCTGCGATCTCCGGGAAACGCTTGCCTCCCGCGACCGTTGGGAGAAAAACGTTCAAGGAGAATAGTCCGTGGCACAGCGCTTTCGCGTGGCGGTAGTAGTGGGCAGCCTGCGCCGGGAATCGATCAACCGCAAGGCGGCGCTGGCGCTGAGCCGTCTGGCTCCCGATAATCTCGATCTCGAGCTGGTCGAGATCGGCGATCTTCCGCTATACGATGAGGACGTCGAAGCTGCCGGTCCTCCGGAAGCGTGGACGCGATTCCGCGAGAACATCGCACGAGCGGACGCCGTGCTGTTCGTGTCCCCGGAATACAACCGCTCTGTCCCCGGCGCGCTCAAGAACGCGATCGACGTCGGTTCGCGCCCCTATGGCAAGAGTGCCTGGGCCGGGAAGCCGGCCGCCATAATGACGGTGTCCCCTGGCGCGATCGGCGGGTTTGGCGCCAACCACCACCTGCGCCAGTCGCTTGTCTTCCTCGACATGCCGGTGCTGCAGCAGCCGGAAGCCTACGTGGGGGACGGCTTCAACCTGTTCGGCGAGGACGGCACGATCACAAAGGATGGTACCGAAGCGTTCTTCAAGAAGTTCATCGAGGCGTTCGCCCGGTGGATCGAACGAACGGCAAAAGACGATCCGGCGCGCTGAACTTCGACTGGTCGGGGAGACAGGATTCGAACCTGCGACATCTTGCTCCCAAAGCAAGCGCGCTACCGGACTGCGCCACTCCCCGACCGATCGAAGTCGATCCCGATTTGCCGGCTGGTGGGCCCGGCAGGATTCGAACCCGCGACCTAGCCGTTATGAGCGGCCAGCTCTAACCGCTGAGCTACAGGCCCTTCCCGGAAACCGGAGCGGGCGCGGTAGCCGCAGGTCACCGCGCTGGCAACTGCTCAGTGCGAAACCGCGCGGAGTATATCCCGGACGCTCGTGGGCGTGACCCCCCGCATGTCGAGGTACATGTAAACGCGCCTGAACCAATCGTAGAGACGTTCGAGATCGGCCTCGCTGCGCACGTAGGGCGTATTACCCGGTGCGAGAGACGGGCTGTGGAAGCTGAGCACGAGCAGCGGCAACCGGTCGTCGATCGCCATGTCGATCCCCCGCAGGGCTTCCTCGGCGGTGACCCCTTCGGGCGTGAGAGCGATCCGTTCCAGCAGTCCCAGCCGCGAGAACGCTCCCGTCATCCGGGGAATTCGGCCAAGCAGGGGGTGGATCCAACGCCCCTGGCGGCGGAGCATTCCCCAATACACGGTCGTCAGGGGCAGTTCGAGCAGCGCGCGTTCGCTGTCGACCCAATACGGGGCGAGGGGATGCCGACTGTAATCGGGTCCGTGGCCGGCCCGGTAATCGAAATTGGCGCGTACCGAACTGTCGATCGGCACTCGGGCCTCGCGCAAAATGGAAGCGGTGTCCCGGCCCAAGCCGTAGCGTCCCGCCCGGTAGATCAGCGGCGGGACGCCAAACGCCTGCTCGATCTTGTCCCGCAGGCGGAAGAACTTTTCGCGCTCGAGCGCGAACGGCAGGTTACCCGCATAGCTGGTGAAAGCACCCACCTCTTCCTCGAACGGCGGGTTCACCCAGGGGTGAAGCTGGATACCGACTTCGGCTCGGCCGGCACTTACCGCGCTTCCGATAACCTCCACCGCCTGAGGGGAAGTCGCGACCGGCCAATCGACGAGATAGACTGGCACTACGCCGAGTTCCTCGCAGAAGGACTGGAAGCGGGGGATGTGGGTGAAGTGCGACATGCCATGCCGGTCGCGTGTGAACGGGCCCGACCAGTCGAACTCTTCTTCAGTATCGACCGTCAGCAACGAGCGGATGCCAAAATCGGCCGGGAAGCGGGCACTCGAACCCGGGCGAGGCGGCTCGGTGATCGGTCGATCCATCTGCTCCCCCTGACTGCTTTTTCGCAGGCGCCCGCGCTCAGCCGAGCGCGACCCCTGCCTGTTCGCGGCTAGGAGCGGCTTCAACGGCGGTCAAGCGGGGCAAGGTGAGCACCACTTCGTCACCGTCACGCACAAGGTTTCCGCCAGCGGCACGCGCCTCCGCTCGCGCAAGGCGGAGCGCAAATCCCGCGCCGAACATGCCCGCGCTCACGGCTCCGCCACCGGCGCGGCTCCCTGCAGCGAAAATGTCGTCCTGCTCCCTCAGCGACTCCGGCAGCGTGCAGGCAAGCCTCGCCTCGTTGACGCCGGCATCCAGAGCCAGCGACAGCTTCTCGCCGGCTGCCGTGGCACCCGTGATCGTGGCCAACAAGCGCCAGCCAAGGGCTTCGACGTCATGGGAAGCGAACAGCACGGGACAGCGTCTGGTCTTCATAGAAAGCACGAAACGCGCGTTGCGCGAGCGCAGCACTTCGCCAAGCTGGTCCGCAAGGCGCTCTACAATCGCCGAAAAGTCAGTGCGGCCGCTTTCCAGGGTCAATGCCCCGCTTTCAAGGCGCGCCAGCCGGTCGAGTTCGTCGAAGCCGGCCAGCATTCGGGCGGCGTCGCCTGCAATCGCTGCGGCGAGCGCGCGATAATCGTGGGGGGTCGGACCGAAAAGTTGCTGCTGGATGACCTCTGCGAAGCCCTGGATCGCGTTGACCGGGGTCTTCAGTTCGTGGAGCAACTGACGCAGCCGCTCGGTCCCGCCGCTCGCACGCGCCGACGCGTCGGGAGCCTTTTGCGGACGGCGGAAACGTCCAGCGTACCCGATGAAGCGGCCTCCCTGGTCGGAGAACCGCGGTGCGGCATCGATGATCCATTCACCTGCTATTGCAGTGGCCCCGTCAAGGGCCGCGGTGACGCGCCTCAACGGCTGGTACTGGGTGCGCGGCTGTTCGGTAGCAGGAGGAAGCATGCCGCCCACGACCATGGCGGCGGCGGCCGGTTCGGCCCAGTCGATGCGCCCTTCGGCATCGCTGGTGAATGCAAAACCCTCGATAAGTCTGCGCAGAACCTCGCCACGCTCGTCGAGCGGCAGCTGCGGCGCTTCCTCCGCGGGTCGCGCGGCTCGGGTCTTCCGGAACGTTTCAATCCGCCGGACGAGCGCGCCAATCTCGCTGTCAGGACCTTCGTCGTCGGCCGCCAGATCGTTGGCAGGGATCGGGCGGGCCGGTACCCTTTCGGGAGCCGGATCCGGACCGGACCTTTCCGGACTTGGGAGGCCGCGGTCGCGGATTCCCAGCCGGTCCAGCAGATCCCGCGTCGCAGCCGGCATGTCGCGGCGCAGTCGCAGGAAACCCCGCGCCCGGACCGGCAGGCGCGGAATAAGCGCTTCCCAGTCCTCTTCCGTCAGCTGCGCTACGGCCAGCGCTGCCGCGGCGACTTCGGGCTCGTCCTCCGCAAGATGAAGTGCGAGTTCCGGATTGCGGAACCGCAGACCCGGCTCGCGAATCATTTGTGCACGCGCAGCGGGAGCGATCGTCTCACCGAGCGCGGCGAGCCTCAGCCAGGCGGCAGCTACAAGGGAGCCTTCGCGCGAAACGTCGCGGTTGCCCAGCAAGTCCAGCAATTGGCGGAACTGGGTATTCGCCGCGCGTTCGCCGGCAGCGCGGTGGCGCAGTACCGTGGCGAGGCGATCGTCGAAGTGCATGTGCTGTCAGGGGCTCTCGAAACAGATGGCGCAGAACGCTTCACATTCGTCTTTAGCACCAATGCCTGACCGTATCATTGCGGTCGGTCGGATCGTTGCAAAGCGAGACAATTGCTGGCAGATAGAATAAAATTAGCGGGCGGCAGCAAAATGTGCCGCCTTTGTTGCCCGGTGTAATCGCCGGGTACCACCTGTCGGGGGCGCGGCAATGGCAAATCTGGATGAGATCGACCGCAAACTGCTCGCAGAGCTGCAAAGCGAAGGACGGGTCACGAATGTCGAACTGGCAAGCCGGGTCGGTCTGACCGCCCCGCCGTGCTTGCGGCGCGTCCGCAGCCTCGAGGAAGAGGGCGTGATTCGCGGGTACCATGCCGATCTCGATCCTTCGAAGCTCGGCTTCGCGATCACCGTGTTCGCCATGGTGAGCCTCAAGAGCCAGGCCGAGTCCAGCCTGCGCGAATTCGAAGAGCATATGAAATCGCTCCCGGAAGTGCGGGAGTGCCACATGCTCAACGGCGAAATCGACTTCATCCTCAAGATCGTCAGTCCCGACCTGCAGAGCTTCCAGGAATTTCTTACCAGCAAGCTCACCCCCGCGCCCAACGTGGACAGCGTGAAGACTTCTCTCACGATCCGCACCGCGAAGCACGAGCCCGGCGTACCGCTCGACCGGTAACTTGCCCGTTCGGGCTTATCTCTCTGGCCGCGCGGAACACACAGGTTCGCTCGGCGGTTGCGATGTCATCAACCTCAACAGAGAGAGTCGCAAATATGCCAACCCATGCAATTTTCGATAGTCACGAACACGCCAACCGAGCGGTGGGCGACCTGCGCAACGCAGGCGTGCGTGACGATTCGATCTCGATGGTCGCGCACCACGGCCGCACGGTGACGACCACCGACGCTGATGGCACCGTGACCGACGAGGATCACACCAACGTCGTGCGCGGCATTCTGGGTGGCGGTGCGCTGGGCGCCGGTCTGGGCGTGGCGGCACTGGCGATCCCCGGCGTGGGCCCGCTGGTAGCTGCCGGTGCGATCGCATCCGGCGCGGTCCCCGGCGCGATGGGCATCGGTGCGCTGGCTGGCGCTGCCCTCGGCTCGGTCAACGAAGTCCTGAAGGACCACGGTGTCGATGACGAGGATGCCGAATACTACGGCCAGCGCATGAAGGACGGAGCCGTGTTCCTGTCGGTCGACGACGAGAAGTCCGGCTATGACCGGGATCGCACCCAGGAGGTGCTATACGGCGCGGGCGGTCACAATTCGCGCAATCCGCGCGTCTGACTTTCAAGCCAATGCGGGAGAAGGGGCGGGCCGGCGACGGCGCGCCCCTTTTTCGCGTGTTCAGGAAGGCCGCTCTCGCAAGTAATCCTCGAGCCACTTGATCGAGTAGTCCCCGCTCAGAACGTCCGGTTGCTGGAGCAGTTCGCGGTGCAGAGGGAGGCTCGTCTTGACCCCCTCGACGACCATTTCCTCGAGCGCGCGGCGCAGCCGCATGATGCAGCGTTCGCGCGTGCTGCCATACACGATCAGCTTGGCGATCATCGAATCGTAGTAAGGCGGGATGCGATAGCCGGCGTAGAGCCCGCTATCGACCCGCACGTGCATGCCACCAGCCGCGTGATACGCCGTCACCTGCCCCGGGCTCGGCGCGAAATTATAAGGATCCTCGGCGTTGATGCGGCATTCGATCGCGTGCCCGTGGAAGTGGATGTCCTCCTGCGAGCAGGAAAGGTCCTTGCCGTCGGCGACGCGGATCTGCTCGCGCACCAGATCGATACCGGTGATCATCTCGGTCACCGGGTGCTCGACCTGCAGCCGGGTGTTCATCTCGATGAAATAGAACTCGCCGTTTTCCCACAGGAACTCGATGGTCCCCGCGCCGCGATAGCCCATGTCGGCCATCGCTTTCGCGCAGATCCCGCCCATGCGCGCCCGCTCCTCCTCGGAGATAACGGGCGAGGGCGCTTCCTCGAGCACTTTCTGGTGCCGCCGCTGAAGCGAGCAATCGCGCTCGCCAAGGTGGATGGCGTTGCCTCGCCCATCGCCGAACACCTGGAATTCGATGTGGCGCGGGTTGCCAAGATACTTCTCGATGTAGACCGTGGCATCCCCGAACGCCGCCTTGGCCTCGTTTCCGGCCTGGCGCATCAGGGTTTCGAGCTGGTCGGGGCTCTCGCACACTTTCATGCCGCGCCCGCCGCCGCCCGACGCAGCCTTGATGATCACGGGATAACCGGTCTCGTCGGCAATCCGGCGCGCCTCTTCGAAATCGGAAACCGCGCCGTCGCTCCCCGGAACGAGCGGCAGGCCGAGCGCGCCGGCCGTGCGCTTTGCTTCGACCTTGTCGCCCATCGTGCGGATGTGTTCGGGCTTGGGACCGATCCAGGTGATGCCGTGCGCTTCGACGATCTCGGCGAACTGGGCATTCTCGCTGAGGAAGCCGTAGCCCGGGTGGATGGCGTCGGCATGGGCGATCTCGGCCGCGGAGATGATCGCGGCGACGTTGAGATAGCTATCCGTCGCCGAAGGAGGGCCGATGCAGACCGCGTGATCGGCCAGGCGGACGTGCATCGCATCGGCATCGGCGGTCGAGTGGACCGCGACGGTCTCGATGCCCATCTCGTGCGCCGCACGGTGGATGCGCAGCGCGATCTCGCCGCGGTTGGCGATCAGTATGCGGGAAATGCCCATCGCTGGATCAGCCGATCACGACCAGGGGCTGGTCGTATTCGACCGGCTGCGCGTTCTCGACGAGGATCGCCTTGATCGTGCCCGACTTGTCGGCGGCGATCGGGTTCATCACCTTCATCGCCTCGACGATCAGCAGAGTATCGCCCTGCTTCACGCTGTCGCCGACCTTGACGAAGGGTTGGGCACCGGGCTCCGGTGTCAGGTATGCGGTCCCGACCATCGGCGACTTGAGCGCGCCGGCATGGTCCGCAGCGGGCGCTTCGGCCACCGGCGCGGCAGGCGCGGCGGGCGCGGGAGCCGCGGCGGGGGCGACGGAGTGCACCGGCGCGTGAGCCATCGCAACCGCGCCGCCGCGCGCCACCCGCACCTTGCGGTCGCCGTCCTCGACCTCGATCTCGGTCAGCCCGGTTTCGGCGAGGAGCTCGGCGAGCTCGCGCACCAGCTTGGTATCGACGTTCATGCCGGAGCTACGCCCCGCAGCGCCCTTGGTTTCGGCCATTTCTACGCCTCTTATCGTGTCAGGCGGGTGCCTATGCGCGGGCTCGGCCAAGCTGGCAAGGGGCCGGTGCCGTAACGGCGATGGCTAGAGCGCCGCGGCCTTTTCCAGCGCGACGACGTAGCTGCGCGGACCCAGCCCCTTGACCTCGTCCACCGCGCCCATCCCGACATAGG
It encodes the following:
- a CDS encoding general stress protein, translated to MPTHAIFDSHEHANRAVGDLRNAGVRDDSISMVAHHGRTVTTTDADGTVTDEDHTNVVRGILGGGALGAGLGVAALAIPGVGPLVAAGAIASGAVPGAMGIGALAGAALGSVNEVLKDHGVDDEDAEYYGQRMKDGAVFLSVDDEKSGYDRDRTQEVLYGAGGHNSRNPRV
- the ettA gene encoding energy-dependent translational throttle protein EttA, which gives rise to MAAQYAYVMKNMTKTFPGAPKPVLKDINLQFYQGAKIGIVGPNGAGKSTLIKIMAGIDKDFTGEAWPGENITVGYLEQEPELDPTKTVLENVKDGARETADLVERFNAVSAAMGEPDADFDKLGEEMSELQSKIDAVDGWTLDNQLEIAMEALRCPPGDMGVESLSGGEKRRVALTRLLIQKPSILLLDEPTNHLDAESVQWLENHLKEYAGAVLMITHDRYFLDNVVGWILELDRGSYYPYEGNYSTYLEKKAKRLEQESREESGRSKALKEELEWIRQTPAARQTKSKARIRKFEQLQEAQNNRKPGKAQIVIQVPERLGGKVIEVKHISKAFGDKLLFEDLSFTLPPGGIVGVIGPNGAGKSTLFKILTGKETPDSGTVEIGSTVHLGYVDQSRDHLDPKHNVWEEISDGLDYMKVNGHDMSTRAYVGAFNFKGSDQQKNVGKLSGGERNRVHMAKMLKQGGNVLLLDEPTNDLDVETLGALEDAIENFAGCAVVISHDRFFLDRLATHILAFEGDSHVEWFEGNFEAYEEDKRRRLGDAADRPTRLAYKKLTR
- the accC gene encoding acetyl-CoA carboxylase biotin carboxylase subunit, with the protein product MGISRILIANRGEIALRIHRAAHEMGIETVAVHSTADADAMHVRLADHAVCIGPPSATDSYLNVAAIISAAEIAHADAIHPGYGFLSENAQFAEIVEAHGITWIGPKPEHIRTMGDKVEAKRTAGALGLPLVPGSDGAVSDFEEARRIADETGYPVIIKAASGGGGRGMKVCESPDQLETLMRQAGNEAKAAFGDATVYIEKYLGNPRHIEFQVFGDGRGNAIHLGERDCSLQRRHQKVLEEAPSPVISEEERARMGGICAKAMADMGYRGAGTIEFLWENGEFYFIEMNTRLQVEHPVTEMITGIDLVREQIRVADGKDLSCSQEDIHFHGHAIECRINAEDPYNFAPSPGQVTAYHAAGGMHVRVDSGLYAGYRIPPYYDSMIAKLIVYGSTRERCIMRLRRALEEMVVEGVKTSLPLHRELLQQPDVLSGDYSIKWLEDYLRERPS
- the accB gene encoding acetyl-CoA carboxylase biotin carboxyl carrier protein → MAETKGAAGRSSGMNVDTKLVRELAELLAETGLTEIEVEDGDRKVRVARGGAVAMAHAPVHSVAPAAAPAPAAPAAPVAEAPAADHAGALKSPMVGTAYLTPEPGAQPFVKVGDSVKQGDTLLIVEAMKVMNPIAADKSGTIKAILVENAQPVEYDQPLVVIG
- a CDS encoding sensor histidine kinase → MHFDDRLATVLRHRAAGERAANTQFRQLLDLLGNRDVSREGSLVAAAWLRLAALGETIAPAARAQMIREPGLRFRNPELALHLAEDEPEVAAAALAVAQLTEEDWEALIPRLPVRARGFLRLRRDMPAATRDLLDRLGIRDRGLPSPERSGPDPAPERVPARPIPANDLAADDEGPDSEIGALVRRIETFRKTRAARPAEEAPQLPLDERGEVLRRLIEGFAFTSDAEGRIDWAEPAAAAMVVGGMLPPATEQPRTQYQPLRRVTAALDGATAIAGEWIIDAAPRFSDQGGRFIGYAGRFRRPQKAPDASARASGGTERLRQLLHELKTPVNAIQGFAEVIQQQLFGPTPHDYRALAAAIAGDAARMLAGFDELDRLARLESGALTLESGRTDFSAIVERLADQLGEVLRSRNARFVLSMKTRRCPVLFASHDVEALGWRLLATITGATAAGEKLSLALDAGVNEARLACTLPESLREQDDIFAAGSRAGGGAVSAGMFGAGFALRLARAEARAAGGNLVRDGDEVVLTLPRLTAVEAAPSREQAGVALG
- a CDS encoding polysaccharide deacetylase family protein gives rise to the protein MDRPITEPPRPGSSARFPADFGIRSLLTVDTEEEFDWSGPFTRDRHGMSHFTHIPRFQSFCEELGVVPVYLVDWPVATSPQAVEVIGSAVSAGRAEVGIQLHPWVNPPFEEEVGAFTSYAGNLPFALEREKFFRLRDKIEQAFGVPPLIYRAGRYGLGRDTASILREARVPIDSSVRANFDYRAGHGPDYSRHPLAPYWVDSERALLELPLTTVYWGMLRRQGRWIHPLLGRIPRMTGAFSRLGLLERIALTPEGVTAEEALRGIDMAIDDRLPLLVLSFHSPSLAPGNTPYVRSEADLERLYDWFRRVYMYLDMRGVTPTSVRDILRAVSH
- a CDS encoding M28 family peptidase produces the protein MRSLPFALAALPLVLSAPVQATPQEGSGVAWEITEGLTTEVGPRMAGTDREAAARDWAKERLTRLGFTNVKVEPFPIRGFVRGDDHARLTAPVPQPLAITALGYSAATPAKGIEAELVYFPTLDALKAAPQGSLKGKIAFVDHAMRANQDGSGYGPYGNVRRQAPAIASAKGAAGVVIRSIGTDSHRNPHTGGTNFGKASPIPAGAVSNPDADLIARLAGRGQPLRIAMTLTSHPQDNMPSGNVIADLPGSDPSLPMILLACHLDSWDLGTGAIDDASGCGIITEAALAAHKAGNLRTIRVLWAGSEELGGYGGGAYAKAHADEAHAVAMESDFGADRVWAVRTNFAGTPLAARINAALNPLGIVPQEGETEGGTDVGAIIAAQKLAVVDLAQDGTRYFDLHHTPDDTLDKVDPAQLAQNVAAWTAVLGILANEAGPITRAQ
- a CDS encoding NADPH-dependent FMN reductase encodes the protein MAQRFRVAVVVGSLRRESINRKAALALSRLAPDNLDLELVEIGDLPLYDEDVEAAGPPEAWTRFRENIARADAVLFVSPEYNRSVPGALKNAIDVGSRPYGKSAWAGKPAAIMTVSPGAIGGFGANHHLRQSLVFLDMPVLQQPEAYVGDGFNLFGEDGTITKDGTEAFFKKFIEAFARWIERTAKDDPAR
- a CDS encoding Lrp/AsnC family transcriptional regulator, with the protein product MANLDEIDRKLLAELQSEGRVTNVELASRVGLTAPPCLRRVRSLEEEGVIRGYHADLDPSKLGFAITVFAMVSLKSQAESSLREFEEHMKSLPEVRECHMLNGEIDFILKIVSPDLQSFQEFLTSKLTPAPNVDSVKTSLTIRTAKHEPGVPLDR